One stretch of Filifactor alocis ATCC 35896 DNA includes these proteins:
- the rbr gene encoding rubrerythrin: MELKGMKELAGTKTEQNLWKAFAGESQARNKYTFFASAARKEGYNQIAAIFEETAGNEREHAKMWFKLLDGISADTKTNLLAAAAGENEEWTDMYPTMAKEAEEEGFKDIARLFTQVAAIEKTHDERYRLLAKNVEEGSVFKKEETITWYCSNCGYVFEGTKAPERCPVCQHPKAYFQEHAENYR; the protein is encoded by the coding sequence ATGGAATTAAAAGGAATGAAAGAATTAGCAGGAACAAAAACAGAACAAAACTTATGGAAAGCATTCGCAGGAGAATCTCAAGCAAGAAATAAATATACTTTCTTCGCTTCTGCAGCAAGAAAAGAAGGTTACAACCAAATCGCAGCTATCTTTGAAGAAACTGCAGGAAACGAAAGAGAACACGCTAAAATGTGGTTCAAATTGTTAGACGGAATCAGTGCCGATACAAAAACAAACTTGCTTGCTGCTGCTGCCGGAGAAAACGAAGAATGGACAGATATGTATCCAACAATGGCAAAAGAAGCTGAAGAAGAAGGATTCAAAGATATTGCACGTCTATTCACACAAGTTGCGGCAATCGAAAAAACTCATGACGAAAGATACAGATTGTTGGCAAAAAATGTAGAAGAAGGTTCTGTATTCAAAAAAGAAGAAACAATTACTTGGTACTGCAGTAACTGCGGATACGTATTTGAAGGAACAAAAGCTCCTGAACGTTGCCCTGTATGTCAACATCCGAAAGCTTACTTCCAAGAACATGCAGAAAACTATCGTTAA
- a CDS encoding sulfite exporter TauE/SafE family protein, giving the protein MQVHFIQFLIVCPLVFLAGFIDAIAGGGGLISLPAYLISGIPIHMAIGTNKLSSGLGTGLTTYRFARKGYISYKIAFFAVITAFFGASLGAKLSLIIEELFLMKLMLVILPLTAWYVVRGISFETDAPAYPFKKTVRRACLVAFVAAVYDGFYGPGAGTFMILLLVLIGHMNIREANGVAKAINLATNVAALTVFFLHGKVLLPLGLTAGAFSILGNYIGSKVFIQGEAKWIKPVIITVLTIFFIRVVIQLMG; this is encoded by the coding sequence ATGCAAGTGCATTTCATTCAATTTCTCATCGTGTGCCCGCTTGTGTTTTTAGCAGGATTTATCGATGCGATTGCCGGAGGCGGAGGGTTGATTTCTTTGCCGGCTTACCTGATTTCAGGCATACCGATTCATATGGCAATCGGCACAAACAAATTGAGTTCCGGTCTTGGGACAGGACTTACTACCTATCGTTTTGCAAGAAAAGGATATATTTCGTATAAAATCGCATTCTTTGCGGTGATTACCGCATTTTTCGGGGCGTCTTTAGGTGCAAAATTATCCCTTATTATAGAAGAACTGTTTTTGATGAAATTGATGCTGGTCATTTTGCCGTTGACAGCATGGTATGTGGTAAGAGGGATTTCTTTTGAGACGGACGCACCTGCTTATCCTTTCAAAAAAACTGTAAGAAGAGCTTGCTTGGTAGCATTTGTTGCTGCGGTTTACGACGGGTTTTACGGACCGGGAGCGGGAACCTTTATGATTCTATTGCTTGTTTTGATAGGACATATGAATATAAGAGAAGCGAACGGAGTCGCTAAGGCAATAAACCTTGCAACAAATGTTGCTGCCTTGACCGTATTTTTCCTTCACGGAAAAGTCTTGCTTCCGCTCGGATTGACAGCAGGAGCATTCAGTATACTGGGAAACTATATAGGAAGCAAAGTGTTTATTCAAGGAGAGGCAAAATGGATTAAACCGGTCATTATTACAGTGTTGACCATCTTCTTTATTCGAGTGGTCATTCAGTTAATGGGATGA
- the mnmG gene encoding tRNA uridine-5-carboxymethylaminomethyl(34) synthesis enzyme MnmG — MFFHAGSYDVIVVGAGHAGCEAALASARLGKKTLMVTLSLDAIGHMPCNPAIGGTGKSQLVKEIDALGGEMGQNIDKSFIQSRTLNSSKGPAVQSVRAQADKNLYHREMKKVLEGVENLDIVMDEVTSLIHDGKSVSGVRTKLNCEYFGKTVILSTGVFLNGRVFMGEVNFPSGPLGQIPAEQLTESLKELNLPLRRFKTGTPARVHADSIDFSKMQLQEGDAEIEPFSFMNDYLPEGNKVVCYLTRTTQKTHDIIRENLQRSAMYGGFIDSKGPRYCPSIEDKVVRFSDKESHQFFVEPEGLDTKEYYIQGFSSSMAYEVQLEMYHTVLGLEHCHMMRPAYAIEYDCIDPLRLKPSLEIMGVENLFSAGQFNGTSGYEEAAAQGLMAGINASRKIDGLEPIILDRATAYIGVLIDDLVTKGTNEPYRMMTSRAEYRLLLRQDNADLRLTELGYKIGLVKPERYERFLAKKEQIAEEINRLKKEKIKPEEINPLLEKMGKAPFTRTISLYEALKRPEITYPLLASLGKTHESLPVQVQKQAEITAKYEGYIKKQIEQVESFRKLEKRQLPESMDYSLIEGLRLEARQKLNEIRPFNIGQASRISGVSPADISVLLIYMKQQSASNTTQK; from the coding sequence ATGTTTTTTCATGCAGGAAGTTATGATGTGATTGTAGTCGGTGCAGGTCATGCAGGCTGTGAAGCTGCTTTGGCATCCGCTCGTTTGGGCAAAAAAACATTGATGGTCACCCTGTCGCTGGATGCAATCGGACACATGCCTTGCAATCCTGCCATCGGCGGAACGGGAAAAAGTCAATTGGTAAAAGAGATTGATGCGCTGGGTGGAGAAATGGGACAAAACATTGATAAAAGTTTTATCCAAAGCAGAACGTTGAATTCTTCCAAGGGTCCTGCCGTACAGTCTGTTCGTGCGCAAGCTGACAAAAATTTGTACCACAGAGAAATGAAAAAAGTGTTGGAAGGTGTCGAAAATCTTGATATTGTCATGGATGAGGTCACATCTTTGATTCATGACGGCAAAAGTGTATCGGGAGTTCGCACCAAACTGAACTGTGAATATTTCGGAAAGACAGTTATTTTATCGACGGGAGTATTCCTAAACGGTCGTGTCTTTATGGGAGAAGTCAATTTTCCGTCCGGTCCGCTCGGACAAATCCCGGCAGAACAGTTGACAGAGAGTCTGAAGGAGTTAAACCTTCCTCTTCGTAGATTCAAGACGGGAACTCCTGCAAGGGTTCATGCGGATTCGATTGATTTTTCAAAAATGCAACTGCAAGAGGGCGACGCGGAAATTGAACCGTTCTCTTTTATGAATGATTATTTGCCGGAAGGAAATAAGGTAGTCTGTTACTTGACCAGAACAACCCAAAAAACGCATGATATCATCCGTGAAAATTTGCAACGCTCTGCAATGTACGGTGGATTTATCGACAGCAAAGGTCCTCGTTACTGCCCTTCCATTGAAGACAAGGTCGTTCGTTTTTCGGACAAGGAGAGCCATCAATTTTTTGTGGAACCGGAAGGATTGGATACCAAAGAATACTATATTCAAGGATTTTCAAGCTCCATGGCATACGAAGTACAGCTTGAAATGTACCATACCGTGCTTGGATTGGAGCATTGCCACATGATGCGTCCTGCTTATGCGATTGAATATGATTGTATCGATCCGCTTCGATTGAAACCTTCTCTTGAAATCATGGGCGTAGAAAACCTCTTCAGTGCAGGTCAGTTCAACGGAACAAGCGGATATGAGGAAGCTGCTGCACAAGGTCTGATGGCGGGAATCAATGCAAGCCGAAAAATTGACGGTTTGGAGCCGATTATCTTGGATCGTGCAACAGCCTACATCGGTGTACTGATTGATGACCTTGTTACCAAGGGAACGAACGAACCTTACCGTATGATGACTTCGCGTGCGGAATATCGTCTCCTTCTTCGTCAAGACAATGCAGACCTTCGATTGACGGAGCTTGGATATAAGATTGGATTGGTCAAACCGGAGCGTTATGAACGATTCTTAGCAAAAAAAGAACAGATTGCAGAAGAAATCAATCGTTTGAAAAAAGAAAAAATCAAACCGGAAGAAATCAATCCTCTTTTGGAAAAGATGGGAAAAGCTCCTTTCACCAGAACCATTTCTCTTTATGAGGCACTAAAAAGACCGGAAATCACTTATCCTCTGCTTGCTTCTCTTGGCAAAACACACGAGTCTCTTCCGGTTCAAGTCCAAAAGCAAGCGGAAATTACCGCAAAATATGAAGGTTATATTAAAAAACAGATTGAACAGGTCGAATCATTTCGCAAGTTGGAAAAGAGACAACTTCCGGAAAGTATGGACTATTCCCTTATCGAGGGACTTCGTTTGGAGGCGAGACAAAAATTGAATGAAATCAGACCGTTCAATATCGGACAGGCATCGAGAATATCCGGCGTTTCGCCTGCGGATATTTCCGTTCTGTTAATTTATATGAAACAACAGTCCGCCTCTAATACGACACAAAAATAG
- the rsmG gene encoding 16S rRNA (guanine(527)-N(7))-methyltransferase RsmG, with the protein MKNTILKDGLALWNQQITEQQEFDFHIYMQHLLEKNKVMNLTNITEENEIYTKHFLDSLSCLSVYPIPKNSTVIDIGTGAGFPSVPIKIMRRDLKMTLLDSLNKRINFLKEVGEVLHFEDMTYLHGRAEDLAQKAEYRQMYDFAVSRAVASLPVLLEYTIPFLKIGGIFICQKGPQAMQEIAQSKSALKLLGAKVEDSIPVKIGTTDLEHSILIIKKIECTSKKYPRKAGKPSKEPL; encoded by the coding sequence ATGAAAAATACAATTTTGAAAGATGGATTGGCTCTTTGGAATCAACAGATTACCGAACAGCAGGAATTCGACTTTCATATCTATATGCAGCATCTATTGGAAAAAAACAAGGTAATGAACCTAACCAACATCACCGAAGAGAATGAAATCTATACCAAACATTTTTTGGATTCCCTATCTTGTCTTTCGGTCTATCCCATTCCGAAAAACTCTACTGTCATAGATATCGGAACAGGAGCCGGTTTTCCCTCCGTTCCGATTAAAATCATGCGACGAGATTTGAAGATGACTCTGCTCGATTCTTTGAACAAGCGCATCAATTTTCTGAAAGAAGTCGGTGAAGTGCTACATTTTGAGGATATGACTTATCTTCACGGTCGTGCGGAAGACCTTGCACAAAAGGCGGAGTATCGCCAAATGTATGACTTTGCCGTTTCAAGAGCGGTTGCATCCCTTCCCGTTTTGTTGGAATACACCATTCCTTTTCTGAAAATCGGCGGAATTTTTATCTGCCAAAAAGGACCTCAGGCAATGCAGGAAATAGCACAATCCAAATCAGCATTGAAACTGCTCGGTGCCAAAGTGGAAGACAGTATACCGGTAAAAATCGGAACAACCGATTTGGAACATTCTATTTTGATTATCAAAAAAATAGAATGCACATCCAAAAAATATCCTCGAAAGGCCGGAAAACCAAGTAAAGAACCTCTATAA
- a CDS encoding ParB/RepB/Spo0J family partition protein encodes MELQTIELQKIIPDPCQPRKFFDLAALEELASSIEQYGLLSPIIVRKQGDRYIIVAGERRYRAMLLNKMTHANCIVRNHIDFREVSLIENVQREDLNPLEEAEALSSLMIEKHYTQEELSKLIGKSRPYITNQLRLLRLDDETKQALLDKKISEAHGRSLISLDNLKLRKKLLHAIIEHHLSVRTTEKKIKQWKQKEKQQHDVYLKDLLQQLEEKLGTKVTLQGSAKKGKLSLFYFQEEDLASLIEKLLQDE; translated from the coding sequence ATGGAACTACAAACAATCGAACTTCAAAAAATCATACCCGATCCCTGTCAGCCACGCAAATTTTTTGACCTTGCGGCGCTTGAGGAGCTCGCCTCTTCCATTGAACAATACGGTCTGCTTTCTCCCATCATTGTCAGAAAGCAGGGTGACCGATACATTATTGTGGCGGGAGAAAGGCGATATCGTGCCATGCTGCTGAACAAGATGACGCACGCTAATTGCATTGTGCGAAATCATATTGATTTCAGAGAAGTTTCTCTGATTGAAAATGTCCAAAGAGAGGACTTAAATCCTTTGGAAGAGGCAGAGGCTCTCTCTTCACTGATGATAGAAAAACACTACACACAGGAAGAACTCTCGAAATTGATTGGAAAAAGCCGACCTTATATTACCAATCAACTGCGATTACTAAGGTTGGATGACGAGACAAAACAAGCTCTCCTTGACAAAAAAATATCCGAAGCACATGGTCGCTCGTTGATTTCTTTGGACAATTTGAAACTCAGAAAAAAATTGCTACACGCCATTATCGAACATCATCTCTCCGTTCGTACAACGGAAAAGAAAATCAAACAGTGGAAACAAAAAGAAAAACAACAGCACGATGTCTATCTCAAGGACTTGTTACAACAGTTGGAAGAAAAACTCGGAACGAAAGTTACCCTACAAGGTTCTGCCAAAAAGGGAAAACTGAGCCTCTTCTACTTTCAAGAAGAAGACCTTGCTTCCTTGATTGAAAAACTGTTACAAGATGAGTAA
- a CDS encoding DUF5711 family protein gives MKRRNIIAVAVLIVLFCNPWTIRFLKKQFVVVNPNSSIDIAFRHSNNNYAEEFEHGLLTYDGLSLKLIETDGTERFDVTINADNYNISTSKNRIFLLDIAKKNVYILDGKGKIVNQITVDYLPKRVVALDNGNFVVHYFTDVYIEGIKLFSENGKMLNDITYPNVTLTLIQGDKNNHFAVLGFFKNGSSLENSVYFYNYAGELQYASQINNVIIHQLLFQKNKVLMLDINSILTCDTTFEEVSSLELPLVLKKVVANENNIYLLTKDNSIQVMDSEFQNTDQLSSQEKIIDMFLVDDKLIYYTQNSILCNYDKRQFSKDIVKVIPVDDTLIILFKNEIKIIQNDF, from the coding sequence ATGAAACGAAGAAATATCATTGCCGTCGCGGTACTCATCGTTCTGTTCTGCAATCCTTGGACGATTCGATTTTTAAAAAAACAATTTGTTGTCGTAAATCCGAACAGCAGTATCGACATTGCATTTCGCCACTCGAACAACAACTATGCAGAAGAGTTTGAACACGGTCTCTTAACCTATGACGGCTTAAGTCTAAAATTAATAGAAACAGATGGTACGGAGCGGTTTGATGTTACCATCAATGCGGACAACTATAACATTTCCACATCTAAAAATCGTATTTTTCTGCTTGATATTGCCAAGAAAAATGTATATATTTTGGATGGAAAAGGTAAAATTGTCAATCAAATTACGGTCGATTACCTTCCAAAGAGAGTTGTAGCTCTGGATAACGGTAATTTTGTTGTCCATTATTTTACGGACGTCTACATTGAAGGAATCAAGCTCTTTTCCGAAAACGGAAAGATGCTCAACGACATCACCTATCCGAATGTGACACTGACCTTGATTCAAGGAGATAAAAACAATCATTTTGCCGTGCTCGGATTCTTTAAAAACGGAAGTTCTCTTGAAAATAGCGTGTACTTCTATAACTATGCCGGGGAGTTGCAATATGCCAGCCAAATCAACAATGTCATTATTCATCAACTCCTCTTTCAAAAAAACAAAGTATTGATGCTTGATATCAATTCTATCTTAACCTGTGATACTACATTCGAAGAGGTGTCCAGTCTGGAATTGCCGCTTGTATTAAAAAAGGTTGTGGCAAATGAAAATAATATTTATCTCCTCACAAAAGACAACTCCATTCAAGTAATGGACTCCGAGTTTCAGAACACCGATCAACTTTCTTCACAAGAAAAAATTATCGATATGTTCTTGGTAGATGACAAACTCATTTACTACACGCAAAATTCTATTTTATGTAACTATGACAAACGACAGTTTTCAAAAGATATTGTCAAAGTCATACCGGTGGATGATACGCTTATCATCTTGTTCAAAAATGAAATAAAAATCATCCAAAATGATTTCTAA
- a CDS encoding CvpA family protein, with product MVSSIFSDYTKVDVVIAVFLIYQGLRGYIKGVRYVIFDTVKFFGSYFLTKIAYQLFYQSVAKTVWFQSLLNLLRDKVLNRLCELFPIMSFFPWDSIVFCTVVFCGIFLLFRIALLGFSKEVTFLQKTEGFVLGIIKGVAYLFVLISIAEPLLQGFSILGFSEWLQNSKILPYLYEYNFLLDFLSFY from the coding sequence GTGGTGAGTTCTATTTTTTCAGACTATACAAAAGTTGATGTTGTAATTGCCGTATTTTTGATATATCAGGGATTACGCGGATATATCAAAGGCGTTCGATATGTTATATTCGATACCGTTAAATTTTTCGGTTCCTACTTTTTAACAAAGATAGCATATCAATTATTTTATCAATCTGTTGCAAAAACAGTTTGGTTTCAATCTCTTTTGAATTTATTAAGAGACAAAGTTCTCAACCGACTATGTGAACTGTTTCCCATTATGTCTTTTTTTCCATGGGATTCCATTGTTTTTTGTACCGTTGTATTTTGCGGAATCTTTCTGTTGTTTCGTATTGCCCTTTTGGGATTCTCCAAAGAGGTCACATTCTTACAGAAAACAGAAGGCTTTGTGCTCGGTATCATAAAAGGAGTTGCGTATCTCTTCGTCCTTATCTCTATTGCTGAACCTCTGTTGCAAGGTTTCAGTATCTTGGGATTTTCCGAATGGTTACAAAACAGCAAGATATTACCTTATTTGTATGAATACAATTTTTTATTGGACTTTTTATCCTTTTATTAG
- a CDS encoding DUF951 family protein has translation MDFRMKCQTCQKEIWIERPELERRIKVLEPAKEDE, from the coding sequence ATGGATTTTCGAATGAAATGTCAGACTTGTCAAAAGGAAATATGGATTGAACGCCCTGAGTTGGAGCGTAGAATAAAGGTCTTAGAACCGGCAAAAGAGGATGAATAA
- a CDS encoding rhodanese-like domain-containing protein encodes MDMMKKDKNYKLIDVRTPVEYQQGHIKSAVNIPNETIGKEEPSQLKKKDQNIIVYCFSGYRSRQTCRKLAKMGYTNIYSMAGISSWQGKMVR; translated from the coding sequence ATGGATATGATGAAGAAAGATAAAAATTACAAATTGATTGACGTAAGAACACCGGTGGAGTATCAACAAGGGCATATTAAGAGTGCTGTCAATATTCCGAACGAAACCATCGGGAAAGAAGAACCGTCACAATTAAAAAAGAAAGATCAGAATATTATTGTCTATTGTTTCAGCGGATATCGAAGCAGACAGACTTGCAGAAAACTTGCGAAAATGGGATATACAAATATTTATAGTATGGCGGGAATCAGCTCATGGCAGGGAAAGATGGTCAGATAA
- a CDS encoding FAD-dependent oxidoreductase, with protein sequence MKIIIVGGVAGGATAAARLRRLDNNAEILLIERGEFVSFANCGLPYYLGGEISSRDALFVSDIKTIRGKYDIDIRNFSEVTRINKEEKTVEITNLKDGTKYTENYDKLLLSTGSSPFVPNIKGKDAPNVFTLWNIPDTDRIYNYIQDNKPKRALVVGGGFIGIEMAENLRERGLDVTLVEFADQIMPPFDKDMTQVLENHMRTKGVHLMLNTGLASIEKDGRLAVMNDGTEVETDMILLSIGVRPNSKLAVDASLEVGSKGGIIVDERMKTSDDSIYAIGDVIEIYNPLSKSKGMIPLAGPANKQGRAVAANMLNQKEETYDGTIGTSVAKIFDMTAASTGLNEKVLKSMGKERWKDYGIALIHPMSHAGYYPGATPITLKLLFDMTDGLILGAQIVGFKGVDKRIDTIATSIHYRGTVYDLVKIELAYAPPYSSAKDPVNMAGYVACNIIEGLSTPITYDEYKEKEDEYTLIDIREEPEFSMSTLDGALLMPLTTLRSKLGELDKEKEYVTYCAVGLRGYLAERILKQEGFKVKYLQGGTRTFFERSRDVKTAESASMMFTDQDKFETHQQETYTLNACGLSCPGPIVSVSKKMSELKDGDILSIEATDPGFMNDIGSWCSNTGNLLIEKSEDKGKYVAKIQKGSNFAENRQEQGKEVSAKEKTMIVFDGDLDKAIASFIIATGSAAMGNKVNMFFTFWGLNIIRKDEKINVKKDTIGKMFGMMMPRGSKKLSLSKMNFCGIGSKMMRAVMKKKGISSLEELIEEARSQGVKMTACQMSMDVMGITKEELLDGVEIGGVASMLDDNDHSNMNLFI encoded by the coding sequence ATGAAAATTATTATTGTAGGTGGAGTTGCGGGAGGAGCAACCGCAGCGGCAAGATTGAGACGGTTAGACAACAACGCGGAAATTTTGTTGATTGAAAGAGGAGAATTTGTATCTTTTGCAAACTGCGGTTTACCTTATTATTTAGGTGGAGAGATATCATCCAGAGATGCATTGTTTGTTTCTGACATCAAAACAATCAGAGGCAAATACGATATTGATATCAGAAATTTTTCTGAAGTGACTCGTATCAATAAAGAAGAAAAAACAGTCGAGATTACCAATTTGAAAGACGGTACTAAATATACAGAAAATTATGATAAATTATTACTTTCCACAGGCTCTTCCCCTTTTGTTCCGAATATCAAAGGAAAAGATGCTCCTAATGTGTTTACACTATGGAATATTCCAGATACAGATAGGATTTATAACTATATACAAGATAATAAACCGAAGAGAGCACTTGTTGTAGGTGGTGGATTTATCGGGATAGAGATGGCGGAAAATTTAAGAGAAAGAGGATTGGATGTGACTCTGGTGGAGTTTGCAGACCAAATTATGCCGCCTTTTGATAAAGATATGACACAAGTATTGGAAAATCACATGAGGACAAAGGGTGTTCATCTGATGTTGAATACAGGTTTGGCATCGATAGAAAAAGATGGAAGACTTGCCGTTATGAATGACGGAACAGAAGTGGAAACGGATATGATATTGCTTTCTATCGGGGTACGTCCTAATTCTAAATTAGCTGTGGATGCGTCTCTTGAAGTGGGAAGCAAAGGCGGAATCATCGTAGATGAACGGATGAAAACAAGTGACGATTCTATCTATGCGATCGGTGATGTGATTGAAATTTATAATCCGCTTTCTAAGTCGAAGGGAATGATTCCTTTGGCGGGACCTGCAAACAAACAGGGAAGAGCAGTAGCTGCCAATATGTTGAATCAAAAGGAAGAGACCTATGACGGAACAATCGGAACGAGTGTTGCCAAAATTTTTGATATGACAGCTGCTTCTACAGGTTTGAATGAAAAAGTATTAAAGAGTATGGGAAAAGAACGATGGAAGGATTACGGAATTGCATTGATTCATCCTATGAGTCATGCAGGCTATTATCCGGGAGCCACTCCTATCACATTGAAACTGCTGTTTGATATGACAGACGGATTGATATTAGGAGCTCAGATTGTCGGTTTTAAAGGTGTTGATAAACGAATTGATACCATTGCTACAAGTATTCATTATCGCGGAACCGTCTATGATTTGGTCAAAATAGAGCTTGCCTACGCACCTCCGTATTCTTCAGCGAAAGATCCGGTTAATATGGCAGGATATGTTGCATGCAATATTATAGAAGGTTTATCGACACCGATTACCTATGATGAATATAAGGAAAAAGAAGACGAATACACCTTAATTGATATTCGAGAAGAACCGGAATTCAGTATGTCAACTCTTGATGGAGCTCTTTTGATGCCTCTTACCACATTGCGTTCCAAATTGGGTGAATTGGACAAAGAAAAAGAGTACGTGACTTATTGTGCTGTCGGATTGAGAGGATATTTAGCAGAGCGCATCCTGAAACAAGAAGGATTCAAAGTAAAATATTTACAGGGAGGAACCAGAACATTTTTTGAAAGAAGCAGAGATGTGAAGACGGCCGAAAGCGCATCCATGATGTTTACGGATCAGGATAAGTTTGAGACACATCAACAGGAAACCTATACCTTGAACGCGTGCGGTCTCTCCTGTCCGGGCCCGATTGTAAGTGTTTCCAAAAAAATGAGTGAATTGAAAGACGGAGATATTCTATCCATTGAAGCAACCGATCCCGGTTTTATGAACGACATCGGTTCATGGTGTTCCAATACGGGAAATCTTCTGATTGAAAAGTCGGAAGACAAAGGAAAATATGTTGCAAAAATCCAAAAAGGGAGCAATTTTGCAGAGAATCGTCAAGAACAGGGAAAAGAAGTATCTGCAAAAGAAAAAACCATGATAGTGTTTGACGGAGATTTGGACAAAGCGATTGCATCCTTCATCATTGCGACAGGCAGTGCCGCAATGGGAAACAAAGTCAATATGTTCTTCACATTCTGGGGATTGAACATCATCAGAAAAGATGAAAAAATAAATGTAAAGAAAGATACTATCGGTAAAATGTTCGGTATGATGATGCCGAGAGGTTCCAAGAAACTTTCCTTATCTAAGATGAATTTTTGTGGAATCGGTTCAAAAATGATGAGGGCGGTGATGAAAAAGAAAGGAATCTCTTCTTTGGAGGAACTGATAGAAGAAGCAAGAAGTCAAGGAGTGAAAATGACAGCATGCCAAATGTCTATGGATGTGATGGGAATTACAAAAGAAGAACTCTTAGACGGTGTAGAAATCGGCGGAGTTGCCTCTATGCTGGATGACAACGACCATTCCAATATGAACTTGTTTATTTAG
- a CDS encoding ArsR/SmtB family transcription factor gives MKMTKEYQEAMRKKAELLKAIAHPVRLCLTRKLYENGKCNVTYFTDCLETSQSNISQHLAKMRDLGVVDCEKEGQTVYYFIKDDSIKHIMSVLFDEKKER, from the coding sequence ATGAAAATGACAAAAGAGTATCAGGAAGCGATGAGAAAAAAAGCGGAACTCTTAAAAGCAATCGCACATCCTGTAAGATTATGTTTAACCAGAAAACTTTATGAAAACGGAAAATGTAATGTCACTTATTTTACGGATTGTTTGGAAACCAGTCAGTCAAATATTTCTCAACATCTTGCAAAAATGAGAGATTTGGGTGTCGTTGACTGTGAAAAAGAGGGTCAGACAGTATATTACTTTATTAAAGATGACAGTATCAAACATATTATGAGTGTATTATTTGATGAAAAAAAGGAGAGATAG
- a CDS encoding 23S rRNA (pseudouridine(1915)-N(3))-methyltransferase RlmH, producing the protein MNITIVEPKQKRNSFYQKAIEEYEKRLTRYVKLKKVHQLDKKWQNKEGCIVLKIETGTDTVSSEELAEKIAEYTVSGNSHLVFCLEEVAQKEAQEMVPLSFCSLPISKEMKSVLLREQLYRAYRILNHEPYHK; encoded by the coding sequence ATGAATATTACAATTGTAGAACCGAAGCAAAAAAGAAACTCTTTTTATCAGAAAGCCATAGAAGAGTATGAAAAGAGATTAACAAGGTATGTGAAACTGAAAAAAGTCCATCAATTAGATAAAAAGTGGCAAAATAAAGAAGGTTGTATCGTTTTGAAGATAGAAACAGGTACAGATACCGTTTCTTCAGAAGAATTAGCAGAAAAGATAGCGGAGTATACGGTGTCAGGCAACAGTCATCTTGTTTTTTGCTTAGAGGAAGTAGCACAGAAGGAAGCACAAGAAATGGTACCGCTTTCTTTTTGCAGTTTACCGATTTCGAAAGAGATGAAAAGTGTGTTACTGAGAGAACAGCTCTATCGTGCCTATCGTATTTTGAACCATGAGCCGTATCATAAATAA